A single genomic interval of Rosistilla ulvae harbors:
- a CDS encoding alpha-amylase/4-alpha-glucanotransferase domain-containing protein translates to MTPTAQLCLVLHNHQPIGNFDGVFEQAYQDSYLPFLEVFEPFDQLRISLHTSGPLMLWLAERHPEYLDRVRTLVQQGRVEIIGGPLYEPILSMLPSRDRIGQIRAYSQWIHEHLGTKVAGMWTPERVWESHFASDLADAGIGYTVLDDFHFHAAGLPKEQLTGYFVTEEDGRLLRVFPGSEQLRYLIPFAPVDQTIDYIRGVSQHQPGSVFVFGDDGEKFGTWPDTQQHVYGDGWLQRFFEALTDNRDWLATNTLAQAIDSTPSKGKIYLPDCSYREMTEWSLPVAQQVQFEDATHALQNDHERWQAIQPFVRGGFWRNFKVKYPEANEMYSRMLSVSRRLADTEGEIDVDAWRSAQDHLYRGQCNCSYWHGAFGGIYLPHLRNAVYHHLLTADNILNQQRYGSAAWVEATVEDYDFDGDQEVRLSSDKMVAWMAPARGGRMYELDMRSTAHNLLATMQRQPESYHRKVLAGPSVDGDAVASIHDRVIFKQEGLDQMLQYDRYPRKSLMDHFLDEDATIDAVSKGDAIERGDFVDLPYEAKLRRAANRIQVQMRRDGNAWGIPLSITKAVTLAGGSDELEIAYLLEDLPLDRPLHFAIELNFAGLPSGADDRYFSDLQGERLGQLGKRLDLHSASGIQLTDEWLGVDVGLSIDRPSGLWAFPVESVSQSEGGFELVHQSVCVMPHWIINCENDGRWAVTMRLSIRDRNAKSSSQQHDVDQAVVV, encoded by the coding sequence ATGACGCCCACCGCTCAACTCTGCTTGGTCCTTCACAACCATCAACCGATCGGAAACTTCGACGGTGTTTTCGAGCAAGCCTACCAAGACAGCTATCTCCCGTTCCTCGAGGTCTTCGAACCGTTCGACCAACTGAGGATCTCGCTGCACACCAGCGGTCCGTTGATGCTGTGGTTGGCCGAACGACATCCGGAGTATCTCGACCGCGTGCGGACACTCGTCCAACAGGGGCGTGTCGAAATCATCGGCGGACCGTTATACGAACCGATCCTCTCGATGCTGCCCAGTCGAGACCGGATTGGACAGATCCGCGCCTACTCGCAATGGATCCACGAGCACCTGGGGACAAAAGTTGCCGGCATGTGGACTCCCGAGCGCGTTTGGGAATCGCACTTTGCCAGCGACCTCGCCGATGCGGGAATCGGCTACACCGTGCTGGATGATTTCCACTTCCACGCCGCCGGACTCCCCAAGGAACAATTGACCGGATATTTTGTCACCGAAGAGGATGGCCGTTTGTTGCGGGTCTTCCCCGGCAGCGAACAACTTCGCTATCTGATCCCGTTTGCCCCCGTCGACCAGACGATCGATTACATCCGCGGCGTCTCGCAACATCAGCCCGGCAGCGTCTTCGTCTTCGGCGACGACGGCGAAAAATTTGGCACATGGCCCGACACGCAACAGCACGTCTACGGCGACGGCTGGCTGCAGCGTTTCTTCGAAGCGTTGACCGACAATCGCGATTGGTTGGCGACCAATACGCTGGCGCAAGCTATCGATAGCACGCCGTCGAAAGGCAAGATCTACCTGCCCGATTGCAGTTACCGCGAGATGACCGAATGGTCGCTGCCCGTGGCGCAACAGGTGCAATTCGAAGACGCAACACATGCATTGCAGAACGATCACGAGCGTTGGCAAGCGATTCAACCCTTTGTTCGCGGCGGTTTCTGGCGGAACTTCAAGGTGAAGTATCCCGAAGCGAACGAGATGTATTCACGAATGCTTTCGGTCAGCCGACGATTGGCCGACACGGAGGGAGAAATCGACGTCGACGCGTGGCGATCGGCTCAAGACCATCTCTACCGTGGCCAATGCAATTGCTCGTACTGGCATGGTGCGTTTGGCGGGATCTACCTCCCGCATCTCCGCAACGCGGTCTACCACCATTTGCTCACCGCCGACAACATCTTGAATCAGCAGCGTTACGGATCTGCGGCGTGGGTCGAAGCAACCGTCGAAGATTACGATTTTGATGGCGACCAAGAGGTGCGGCTGTCCAGCGACAAGATGGTCGCTTGGATGGCGCCAGCCCGCGGCGGGCGGATGTACGAATTGGACATGCGATCGACAGCCCACAATCTGTTGGCAACGATGCAACGTCAGCCCGAATCGTATCACCGCAAGGTCCTGGCCGGTCCCAGCGTCGATGGCGACGCGGTCGCCAGCATCCATGATCGGGTGATCTTCAAGCAGGAGGGTTTGGACCAGATGCTGCAGTACGACCGCTATCCGCGGAAGTCGCTGATGGATCACTTTCTAGACGAAGACGCAACGATCGACGCGGTCAGCAAAGGGGATGCGATCGAACGTGGCGACTTCGTCGACCTGCCATACGAAGCGAAACTCCGCCGCGCGGCCAATCGAATCCAGGTTCAAATGCGTCGCGACGGCAACGCCTGGGGAATTCCGCTGTCGATCACTAAAGCTGTCACGCTGGCCGGCGGAAGCGATGAATTGGAGATCGCTTACCTGTTGGAAGACCTGCCACTAGACCGTCCCTTGCACTTTGCCATCGAACTCAATTTCGCCGGCCTGCCATCGGGAGCCGACGACCGCTATTTCAGCGATCTGCAAGGTGAACGCCTGGGACAATTGGGAAAGCGACTCGACCTGCATTCCGCCTCCGGAATCCAGTTGACCGACGAATGGCTGGGAGTCGATGTCGGACTTTCGATCGATCGCCCCAGTGGATTGTGGGCCTTCCCCGTCGAATCGGTCAGCCAAAGCGAAGGGGGCTTTGAGTTGGTGCATCAAAGCGTCTGCGTGATGCCTCACTGGATCATCAACTGCGAAAACGACGGACGGTGGGCCGTGACGATGCGGTTGTCGATCCGCGACCGAAATGCCAAGTCCAGTTCGCAGCAACACGATGTCGACCAAGCGGTTGTTGTCTGA
- a CDS encoding sigma-54 interaction domain-containing protein: protein MQEVYRITRRVAQSKASVLLLGETGTGKELIATAIHRLSRRANGPFVRVNCGALSESLLESELFGHVRGSFTGAVNNRTGRFEAAHSGTIFLDEINSTTLELQVKLLRVLQEREFERVGDTQTISVDTRVIAASNRELANEVSEERFREDLYWRLNVVPIEIPPLRDRREDIPALVAHFLNIYSEANDRYVTHIQPESIEAMQSYHWPGNVRELQNYVERAVVMAEGDELTVELLPAEITGLRNGGPRRTSFGPADLDSMTVDVVEQGLSELADDKTNLHSKIVDRVERELINQVLQACGGVQKQAAAQLGINRNTLHKKIKDYQLTKDDDSDNNS, encoded by the coding sequence ATGCAGGAGGTGTATCGGATCACGCGCCGTGTTGCGCAAAGCAAGGCTTCGGTTTTGTTGCTGGGCGAGACTGGGACCGGCAAGGAATTGATCGCTACGGCGATCCATCGCTTGAGCCGACGAGCCAACGGCCCATTTGTCCGCGTCAACTGTGGGGCGCTCAGCGAAAGCCTGTTGGAGAGCGAGCTGTTCGGACACGTTCGCGGATCGTTTACCGGTGCGGTCAACAATCGGACCGGGCGTTTCGAAGCGGCTCACAGCGGCACGATCTTCCTGGACGAGATCAACAGCACGACGCTCGAACTGCAAGTCAAGCTGTTGCGGGTGCTGCAGGAACGCGAATTCGAACGCGTCGGTGATACGCAAACGATCTCGGTCGATACACGCGTGATCGCGGCCAGTAACCGCGAATTGGCCAACGAAGTCAGCGAAGAGCGTTTTCGCGAGGATCTCTACTGGCGGCTGAATGTCGTACCTATCGAGATCCCGCCGCTCCGCGATCGACGCGAAGACATCCCCGCGCTGGTCGCTCACTTCCTGAACATCTACAGCGAAGCAAACGATCGTTATGTGACACACATTCAGCCCGAATCGATCGAAGCGATGCAGAGCTACCATTGGCCCGGAAACGTTCGCGAGTTGCAGAACTACGTCGAGCGCGCCGTCGTGATGGCCGAAGGGGATGAATTGACGGTGGAACTGTTGCCTGCGGAGATTACCGGGCTACGCAACGGCGGACCGCGACGGACATCGTTTGGGCCGGCCGATCTCGATTCGATGACCGTTGATGTCGTCGAACAGGGGCTCAGCGAATTGGCCGACGACAAGACGAACCTGCATTCGAAGATCGTCGATCGCGTCGAACGCGAACTGATCAACCAAGTGCTACAGGCCTGCGGCGGCGTCCAAAAACAAGCGGCTGCCCAATTGGGAATCAATCGCAATACGCTGCACAAGAAGATCAAAGACTATCAACTGACCAAAGACGACGATAGCGATAACAACAGCTGA
- the argH gene encoding argininosuccinate lyase, which translates to MASPSRSGVFDAASDSRLEQFCESISFDRRLYEVDIEGSSAHAEMLAIQGLISGKECDQILEALAAIRGELDDNTLPMRTELEDVHMHVEQALIDRLGDVGRKLHTARSRNDQVSTDFRLWIRGQLDLVDELLADLQRAFLGRCEADFDVIMPAYTHLQRAQPVLASHYWLAYIEKLARDRQRIADCRSRVNICSLGVAAVAGTSMDIDRKLTAEKLGFDDVTRNSLDTSSDRDFVVEAAFVLTMVAQHLSGWSEEWILWSTEEFGFLKIPHAFCTGSSIMPQKVNPDVLELTRGKTARVVGNLQTLLVLIKGLPLAYNRDLQEDKPPLFDSFDTVIACLQLAIPIVSGSTLQRDRIASRLEHGYLDATTLMEYLMKKGLPQRTAHHLVGSLVGEAMKRKIPLSEMPLDVMQEAGVSVDNSIFDVLGTANAVRAYVSFGSSAPEQVRQQMAYWGALLS; encoded by the coding sequence TTGGCTAGCCCTTCACGAAGCGGCGTTTTCGATGCGGCGTCGGACTCTCGTTTGGAACAATTTTGCGAAAGTATCAGCTTCGACCGCCGGTTGTACGAAGTCGACATCGAAGGTTCTTCGGCGCACGCAGAGATGCTTGCCATCCAAGGTTTGATCTCGGGCAAAGAATGCGATCAGATCCTCGAAGCTTTGGCGGCGATCCGTGGCGAACTGGATGACAACACGCTGCCGATGCGAACGGAATTGGAAGACGTTCACATGCACGTCGAACAAGCGTTGATCGACCGCTTGGGCGATGTTGGTCGCAAGCTGCACACGGCGCGCAGCCGCAACGATCAAGTTTCGACCGACTTCCGGTTGTGGATTCGCGGCCAATTGGATTTGGTCGACGAATTGCTGGCCGATTTGCAACGCGCCTTCTTGGGACGCTGCGAAGCCGATTTTGATGTGATCATGCCGGCGTACACGCACCTGCAACGAGCCCAGCCGGTTTTGGCGAGCCATTACTGGTTGGCGTACATCGAAAAACTGGCACGCGATCGGCAACGAATCGCCGATTGTCGCAGCCGCGTGAACATCTGCAGCCTGGGAGTCGCAGCCGTCGCCGGGACGTCGATGGATATCGATCGCAAGTTGACAGCCGAAAAATTGGGCTTCGACGATGTCACCCGCAACAGCTTGGACACCTCCAGCGATCGCGACTTTGTCGTCGAAGCGGCGTTTGTGCTGACGATGGTCGCGCAACACTTGAGCGGTTGGTCGGAGGAATGGATCTTGTGGAGCACCGAGGAGTTTGGGTTCCTGAAGATTCCGCACGCCTTCTGCACCGGCAGCAGCATCATGCCGCAGAAGGTCAATCCCGATGTGCTGGAATTAACCCGTGGCAAGACCGCGCGCGTCGTCGGCAATCTGCAGACGCTGTTGGTTTTGATCAAAGGCTTGCCGTTGGCGTACAACCGCGACCTGCAAGAGGACAAACCGCCGTTGTTCGATTCGTTCGACACCGTGATCGCGTGTCTGCAGTTGGCGATTCCGATCGTCTCGGGCAGCACGTTGCAGCGCGATCGGATCGCATCGCGACTTGAGCATGGGTATTTGGACGCCACGACGCTGATGGAATACCTGATGAAGAAGGGCTTGCCACAGCGGACCGCTCATCACTTGGTCGGTTCGTTGGTGGGCGAGGCGATGAAACGCAAGATCCCGCTCTCCGAAATGCCGTTGGATGTGATGCAAGAAGCAGGCGTCTCGGTCGACAATTCCATCTTCGATGTGCTTGGAACCGCCAATGCGGTGCGAGCCTATGTTAGCTTTGGATCGTCGGCGCCCGAACAAGTCCGCCAGCAGATGGCGTACTGGGGCGCGCTGCTTTCCTAG
- the hisG gene encoding ATP phosphoribosyltransferase: protein MGTNNNLRIGIPSKGRLSDLAGDLLKQAGLRFRRQNRSLFARVSDLPVDLIFLRTDDIPTLCAEGAIDMGITGSDLVDEAGADVSVRMPLGVGRCRLAICVPEDSPAESGKDLAGARIATSFPTISANHLAKVGVTPHLVNLSGSVEVMISLGIADAIVDLVETGSTLAANKLRILEEIDTYETVLIQNGKCRDSVTAERIVRRLEGVVIARDFSLLEYNIPRSALAAAEKIAPGFNSPTINPLEDQEWCAVRVMVKRSEVIDAMEQLESLGASAIMETEITNCRL, encoded by the coding sequence ATGGGCACTAACAACAATCTGCGAATCGGGATCCCCAGCAAAGGGCGACTGAGCGATCTGGCGGGCGATCTTTTGAAACAAGCGGGGCTGCGTTTCCGCCGCCAAAACCGCAGCCTGTTCGCGCGGGTCAGCGATCTGCCGGTCGACCTGATCTTTCTGCGAACCGACGATATCCCAACGTTGTGCGCCGAAGGGGCGATCGACATGGGAATCACCGGCAGCGATTTGGTCGACGAAGCGGGGGCGGATGTCTCGGTGCGGATGCCGTTGGGCGTCGGTCGCTGCCGATTGGCGATCTGTGTCCCCGAGGACTCGCCCGCCGAAAGCGGCAAAGATCTCGCCGGGGCGCGCATCGCAACCAGTTTCCCGACGATCTCCGCCAACCACTTGGCAAAGGTTGGCGTCACGCCACATTTGGTCAATCTGTCGGGATCGGTCGAGGTGATGATCTCGCTGGGGATTGCCGATGCGATCGTCGACTTGGTCGAAACCGGCAGCACCCTGGCGGCCAACAAGCTGCGGATTCTCGAAGAGATCGACACCTACGAAACCGTCTTGATTCAGAACGGCAAGTGCCGCGACAGCGTGACGGCGGAACGGATTGTTCGTCGATTGGAAGGGGTTGTCATCGCACGCGATTTCTCGTTGCTGGAATACAATATTCCTCGCTCGGCGCTCGCAGCGGCGGAGAAAATTGCCCCCGGTTTCAATTCGCCGACGATCAACCCCTTGGAAGATCAAGAGTGGTGCGCCGTTCGGGTGATGGTCAAACGCAGCGAAGTGATCGATGCGATGGAACAGCTCGAATCGTTGGGCGCATCGGCGATCATGGAAACCGAAATCACCAATTGCCGGCTGTAA
- a CDS encoding phosphoribosyl-ATP diphosphatase yields the protein MSEALTILSRLMETIQDRAQKRPEGSYTTKLIEGGAARIGKKVIEEAAEVVEAAAESGEEGKQHFTYEVGDLLYHVMVMMAWRGVTLDDVAAELGRREGIGGLVEKAQRTQTNDETT from the coding sequence ATGAGCGAAGCACTGACGATTTTGAGCCGTTTGATGGAAACGATCCAGGATCGGGCCCAAAAACGGCCCGAGGGTTCATATACGACCAAGTTAATCGAGGGTGGAGCAGCGCGGATCGGCAAGAAAGTGATCGAAGAGGCGGCGGAAGTCGTTGAAGCGGCAGCCGAAAGCGGCGAAGAAGGCAAACAGCATTTCACCTACGAAGTCGGCGACTTGCTTTATCATGTGATGGTCATGATGGCCTGGCGGGGCGTGACGTTGGACGATGTCGCGGCCGAATTGGGCCGTCGCGAGGGGATCGGCGGGCTAGTCGAAAAGGCTCAGCGAACGCAGACCAACGACGAGACAACGTAA
- the miaA gene encoding tRNA (adenosine(37)-N6)-dimethylallyltransferase MiaA gives MGVPTTFPALTQRAWFLTGPTASGKSTVADSLAQQMDLEILSLDSMTVYRRMDLGTAKPSAAQQQQTPHHLLDQVDPDAEFSAAQYLEAAHAAVDKIAARGKLPLFVGGTPLYLKACLRGFDAGPPADWEFRKSIEAELHEHGVDALRKRLEQVDPLSAHQLHPNDTRRMIRALEVAKLTGQPISHRQVQFEAAHSADQANVYALHWPRNVLHQRIDTRVDQMFADGLVDEVTAIRRDFPSISRTAMQAVGYKEVFDLLDGKTDLRETIEQVKAHTRQLARRQETWLRSMSEVEFIELNEQRPFDEIAAEILEKSKTRPKPSS, from the coding sequence ATGGGCGTACCGACCACCTTCCCCGCACTGACCCAACGCGCCTGGTTTCTGACCGGGCCAACCGCATCTGGAAAATCGACAGTGGCGGACTCGCTGGCCCAGCAAATGGACCTCGAGATCCTCTCGCTCGATTCGATGACCGTCTACCGTCGGATGGATTTGGGGACCGCCAAACCATCGGCCGCTCAACAACAGCAGACACCCCACCATCTGTTGGACCAAGTCGATCCAGATGCCGAGTTTAGCGCAGCTCAGTACCTCGAGGCAGCTCACGCCGCGGTCGACAAAATCGCCGCGCGCGGCAAGCTGCCATTGTTTGTCGGCGGGACCCCGCTTTATCTCAAAGCCTGCCTGCGCGGTTTTGATGCCGGCCCGCCCGCCGACTGGGAGTTCCGCAAATCGATCGAAGCCGAATTGCACGAACATGGTGTCGACGCGCTACGGAAACGCTTGGAACAGGTCGATCCGCTGTCGGCGCATCAATTGCATCCCAACGATACCCGGCGGATGATCCGCGCGTTGGAAGTCGCCAAATTGACCGGGCAACCGATCAGCCATCGGCAAGTGCAATTCGAAGCGGCGCATTCGGCCGACCAAGCCAACGTCTACGCGTTGCATTGGCCACGCAATGTGTTGCATCAACGGATCGATACCCGTGTCGACCAAATGTTTGCCGACGGTCTGGTCGACGAAGTCACGGCGATCCGTCGCGATTTCCCGTCGATCAGCCGCACCGCGATGCAAGCCGTTGGCTACAAAGAGGTCTTCGATCTATTGGATGGGAAAACCGATCTTCGCGAAACGATCGAACAAGTCAAAGCGCACACGCGGCAATTGGCCCGCCGACAGGAAACCTGGCTGCGGTCGATGTCGGAGGTCGAGTTCATCGAGCTGAACGAACAACGGCCCTTCGACGAGATCGCCGCGGAGATCTTGGAAAAATCGAAAACCCGCCCGAAGCCCTCCTCTTAA
- a CDS encoding VWA domain-containing protein encodes MRIDRPLRTSANRRKGSIVVLVAIMLPVLFILAALAINASYMQLTRTELFIATDAATRSAGRTFSELQNVDDAKAAAKATAAKNQVAGESLQLRTGDGDNEIEFGMTSNDGNYSRFEFQKVSTSSVSSGSARANAVRVVGRRDSGSLGGSIQTLFPKFLTTDTFNPTQTSVAMQVDRDISLVLDRSGSMDYLTITWPSGKSPYNSSTMSAAVTAGYLYKSRGNYYYSYGVSSDEYEKWAWEEYYELGPYPQTPWNSLVAAVDGFLNVLDETHPEEHVSVSSYSSNATLDLYLDGDYDEVRDTLDDLYPSGSTAIGKGMEKGIQTLTHSSARPYAAKTMVVMTDGMHNYGIDPVTVATSLVATYNLTIHTVTFGSGADKTRMQKVAAIGGGSHYHAEDGTALKDVFEEIANNLPVLLTE; translated from the coding sequence ATGCGCATCGATCGGCCCCTACGAACTTCTGCGAATCGTCGCAAAGGTTCTATCGTCGTCTTAGTCGCGATCATGCTTCCGGTATTGTTCATCCTGGCGGCGTTGGCGATCAATGCATCCTACATGCAACTGACCCGAACCGAACTGTTTATCGCAACCGACGCGGCGACGCGGTCGGCGGGGCGAACGTTCAGTGAATTGCAAAACGTCGACGACGCCAAGGCCGCCGCCAAAGCGACTGCGGCGAAAAACCAAGTCGCGGGCGAATCATTGCAATTACGAACCGGCGATGGAGACAACGAAATCGAATTCGGGATGACCAGCAACGACGGGAACTACTCCCGTTTCGAATTCCAGAAAGTCTCGACCTCATCGGTCTCCAGCGGCAGCGCCCGTGCCAACGCAGTGCGCGTCGTGGGGCGCCGCGATTCGGGATCGCTAGGTGGATCGATCCAGACATTGTTCCCCAAGTTTTTGACAACCGACACTTTCAACCCAACCCAGACATCGGTTGCGATGCAGGTCGACCGGGACATCTCCTTGGTCCTCGATCGATCCGGTTCGATGGACTACCTGACGATCACCTGGCCATCGGGAAAATCACCCTACAACTCGTCGACGATGTCGGCGGCCGTCACCGCCGGCTATCTCTATAAAAGCCGCGGAAACTACTATTACTCCTATGGTGTCTCTTCGGATGAATACGAGAAATGGGCTTGGGAAGAATACTACGAACTTGGGCCCTATCCTCAGACACCATGGAATTCGCTGGTCGCTGCAGTCGATGGATTCTTAAACGTCTTGGACGAAACCCATCCCGAAGAACATGTATCGGTCTCCAGTTATTCGAGCAACGCCACGTTGGATCTCTATCTGGACGGTGATTACGACGAGGTCCGCGATACGTTGGATGATCTGTACCCCAGCGGCAGCACAGCGATTGGCAAGGGGATGGAAAAGGGGATCCAGACGTTGACCCATTCATCGGCGCGTCCCTATGCGGCCAAGACGATGGTCGTGATGACCGATGGCATGCACAACTATGGAATCGACCCGGTCACCGTGGCGACCTCGCTGGTGGCGACTTACAACTTGACGATTCATACCGTCACGTTTGGTTCGGGGGCCGATAAAACACGGATGCAGAAAGTCGCGGCGATCGGCGGTGGATCGCATTACCACGCCGAAGACGGCACAGCGCTCAAGGATGTCTTTGAAGAGATCGCCAACAATCTCCCCGTGTTGTTGACCGAATAA
- a CDS encoding sialidase family protein: protein MNINRNSIPFFVQPLLAAILAVAAAAQSIVPDGWDPALAGDVVMERLVKVTAPQVRGSHDAEMVLVGDRAYIVAECNDDRSGESAAWPQIYSAMSIVDLKTMAVEMVVPFARGEQVFANETLPVGACFVPRIVQRDAQTLRCFFASESPGKRQSQTWYRDFDIASQKFADTIHRVKLKTAAGLFDMQPQHLHASAVANGFEKRAKDAGLYLFDAFKKFDGKTYVAINNYMAGQLALTTVNDDFDTFEIVGHYHEPQSMQLSESAVNRLPDGSWMAICRHDGGNRNYKFTTSVDGQTWTVAKELPHVSNGTNSKPTFDKFGDTYYLGWQEATRIGGANRSVFNIDVSRDGKTWRRKYRFETPKSFQYPAFHEHDGTIWLCVTQGDSSASRKERIMFGALEKTGQFASQAGLSRKPIAIPAEQPAVMKVGVKLFTDRDYTLIEAPEFLLGRDFLRTSIEGYEVQCKAPGELFVMTLSKPHGANRSDDLKRQGFEKLPTPEFQLFSGDLNRVFAWRKEVNPGDRVKLKKLALMVVGEKTKVERVKPKTEGAAEAAARIKRMEAVADLALVPPTLNTSPLPEYGYDRLDYGMTIGIERTPGGRLWACWVAGGDSPEAYFVLASSDDDGQTWSDPRFVLDSHDPKLPMDRSILVGNLWTDPLGRLWMIFDQSMHMYDGRAGVWAIVCDNPDGDQPQWSQPRRIWHGVTLNKPTVLSDGSWMLPISLDQRPGFGPFKGCFAELEPLRGANVFVSQDQGASWQRRGAARFPNPDWHEHMIVERKDGSLWMLARTAKGIMQTTSTDGGRTWATPSKPPGIAQPNARFHVRRLASGKILLVKHGDRIDTHNGRVQLSAWLSDDEGLSWQGGLVLDERKGISYPDGFQAPDGTIYISYDRNRATDGEILMARFTEADILAKKFVGPKSQPKMLISRPLGLQKKK, encoded by the coding sequence ATGAATATCAACCGCAATTCCATCCCGTTTTTCGTCCAGCCGCTTTTGGCTGCAATCTTGGCAGTCGCTGCCGCCGCCCAGTCGATCGTCCCCGACGGGTGGGATCCTGCCTTAGCGGGCGATGTCGTGATGGAACGCTTGGTAAAAGTTACCGCTCCGCAGGTTCGCGGATCGCACGACGCGGAAATGGTCTTGGTTGGGGATCGAGCCTATATCGTTGCGGAATGCAACGACGACCGCTCGGGGGAGAGTGCGGCTTGGCCGCAGATCTACAGCGCGATGTCGATCGTCGATCTGAAAACCATGGCGGTCGAAATGGTCGTTCCGTTTGCTCGTGGTGAGCAGGTCTTTGCGAACGAGACGTTGCCGGTGGGAGCTTGTTTTGTGCCGCGGATCGTTCAGCGGGATGCCCAGACGCTGCGCTGCTTTTTCGCAAGCGAATCGCCTGGCAAACGACAGTCGCAAACTTGGTACCGCGATTTCGACATCGCGTCGCAAAAATTTGCCGACACGATCCATCGCGTGAAGTTAAAAACGGCCGCGGGGCTCTTCGATATGCAGCCCCAGCATCTGCATGCTTCGGCGGTTGCCAACGGCTTCGAGAAAAGGGCCAAAGATGCGGGACTGTATCTGTTCGATGCGTTCAAGAAATTTGATGGGAAGACCTACGTTGCGATCAACAATTACATGGCCGGTCAGTTGGCGTTAACGACGGTAAACGACGATTTCGATACGTTCGAAATCGTTGGGCACTACCACGAACCCCAGTCGATGCAGTTGAGCGAATCGGCGGTCAATCGGCTTCCCGATGGCAGCTGGATGGCGATCTGTCGGCACGATGGTGGCAATCGCAATTACAAATTCACGACCAGCGTCGATGGCCAGACGTGGACGGTGGCGAAGGAACTGCCGCACGTTTCCAATGGGACCAATTCCAAGCCGACCTTCGATAAATTTGGCGACACCTATTATCTGGGATGGCAGGAAGCGACGCGGATCGGCGGGGCGAATCGCAGCGTTTTTAACATCGACGTTTCGCGGGATGGTAAGACGTGGCGGCGCAAGTACCGCTTTGAGACTCCCAAGTCATTCCAGTACCCCGCGTTTCACGAGCACGATGGAACGATCTGGTTGTGCGTGACACAGGGGGATTCGTCCGCCAGTCGCAAGGAACGGATCATGTTTGGTGCGTTGGAAAAGACGGGGCAGTTCGCTTCGCAAGCGGGCCTGTCGCGGAAGCCGATCGCGATCCCAGCGGAACAGCCGGCCGTGATGAAGGTTGGCGTGAAGCTGTTTACCGATCGGGACTACACATTGATCGAAGCTCCCGAGTTTCTGCTCGGTCGCGACTTCCTGCGGACCAGCATCGAAGGGTATGAAGTCCAATGCAAGGCACCGGGGGAACTGTTCGTGATGACGCTCAGCAAACCGCATGGGGCAAATCGCAGCGACGATTTGAAACGCCAAGGTTTTGAGAAGCTGCCGACGCCGGAGTTTCAGCTGTTTTCGGGCGATCTGAATCGCGTCTTCGCGTGGCGAAAGGAAGTGAATCCAGGAGATCGTGTGAAGCTGAAGAAGCTTGCGTTGATGGTTGTCGGCGAAAAGACCAAGGTCGAACGCGTCAAACCGAAAACGGAAGGGGCTGCCGAGGCGGCGGCTCGGATCAAACGGATGGAAGCGGTCGCCGATCTGGCGCTTGTTCCCCCGACGCTCAACACCTCACCGCTTCCCGAATACGGATACGACCGGCTCGATTATGGGATGACGATTGGAATCGAGCGGACGCCCGGGGGCCGATTGTGGGCATGTTGGGTTGCCGGTGGCGACAGTCCCGAAGCCTATTTCGTTTTGGCATCCAGCGACGACGACGGACAGACATGGTCCGATCCACGGTTTGTCCTCGATTCGCACGATCCCAAACTGCCGATGGATCGCAGTATTCTGGTCGGCAATCTATGGACCGATCCGCTGGGGCGATTGTGGATGATCTTCGATCAATCGATGCATATGTACGACGGCCGGGCGGGTGTCTGGGCGATCGTTTGCGATAACCCCGACGGCGACCAGCCCCAGTGGTCCCAACCGCGACGAATCTGGCACGGCGTCACGTTGAACAAACCGACCGTCTTGTCCGATGGTTCGTGGATGCTGCCAATTTCGTTGGACCAACGCCCCGGGTTTGGGCCCTTCAAAGGATGCTTCGCCGAACTCGAACCGCTCCGCGGCGCGAACGTCTTCGTCTCCCAAGACCAAGGGGCCAGTTGGCAGCGGCGTGGGGCAGCCCGTTTCCCGAACCCCGATTGGCACGAACATATGATTGTCGAGCGGAAAGATGGTTCGCTGTGGATGTTGGCGCGGACAGCCAAGGGAATCATGCAGACGACCTCGACCGATGGCGGACGCACTTGGGCGACGCCATCCAAGCCGCCGGGGATCGCTCAACCCAACGCCCGCTTCCATGTTCGCCGCTTGGCGTCGGGGAAGATCCTGTTGGTAAAACATGGCGACCGGATCGACACGCACAACGGTCGCGTGCAATTGAGCGCCTGGCTTTCCGACGACGAGGGCCTTTCGTGGCAGGGAGGGCTTGTGTTGGATGAGCGAAAAGGAATCTCGTATCCCGATGGTTTTCAAGCTCCCGACGGTACGATCTACATTTCGTACGACCGCAACCGTGCGACCGATGGCGAGATCCTGATGGCTCGATTCACCGAAGCGGATATCTTGGCGAAGAAGTTTGTCGGTCCCAAGTCGCAACCGAAGATGTTGATCAGCCGACCGCTGGGACTGCAGAAAAAGAAGTAG